The Kribbella amoyensis genomic sequence ACGAACTGGCCGTGGAGAACCTCGCCCTGGCCGCCACCGCGGCCGGGTCGTTCGGCGGGACCGTCCTGGTCGAGCCCGTCAGCGGGGCGGACCGCTATCCGCTGCTGACGGCCGCCGACGCGGTCGCGGTGATCGACCGGGTCGAGCGCGACGCCGGCGTCACCGGGATCGGGCTGCTGGCCGACCTCTACCACCTGACCGTCAACGGGGACGACGTGCCGAAGGTGATCGCGACCTGCGCCGATCGCATCGCGCACGTACAGATCGCGGACGCGCCCGGCCGGCACGAGCCCGGAACCGGCACGATCCCGCTCGACGAGCACCTCGGCGCCCTGCGCGCGGCCGGGTACACCGGCTGGATCGGGCTGGAGTACAAGCCCAGCGGCAGTACCGCCGAGAGCTTCGGCTGGATCCCCCGCACGGATCGATAAGGAGCTGGCATGCCTCGTATGACTGCCGCCCGCGCGGCGGTGGAGATCCTCCGTCGTGAGGGCGTGACCCACCTGTTCGGGCTGCCCGGCGCGGCCATCAACCCGTTCTACGCCGCGGTCCG encodes the following:
- a CDS encoding hydroxypyruvate isomerase family protein, with amino-acid sequence MESLFAPAVNCSILFTELPLLERPAAARSAGFEAVEFWWPFDSALPGDAEVDAFERAIRDAGVRLIGLNFAAGDLPGGDRGLVSWPQRSLEFRDNIAVALGIGERLGCRAFNALYGNRVDGTDPAAQDELAVENLALAATAAGSFGGTVLVEPVSGADRYPLLTAADAVAVIDRVERDAGVTGIGLLADLYHLTVNGDDVPKVIATCADRIAHVQIADAPGRHEPGTGTIPLDEHLGALRAAGYTGWIGLEYKPSGSTAESFGWIPRTDR